A single window of Halobacterium jilantaiense DNA harbors:
- a CDS encoding GMC family oxidoreductase, with translation MNRQPSERVDVCIVGAGPAGGLMAHRLASRGHDVVVLEAGPRFDADRDDRERRMERSIRPAHGPNSVWGMGGDRDAYASTGERHYPLNAARVKGVGGSTLHWQGMVMRLHERDFRLESAAGVGSDWPIGYGDLQSYYADAEDELGVAGASDNPFAPPREQPHPQPAFEPSYSDSLFADACEDLGISTHSVPNARLSAGREDRSACVGYGTCQPVCPSGAKYDATIHVERAEDAGARVLDRAPVQRLVHGDAGDRVTAAVYATPDGDEHRQEAREFVLAAGGVENPRLLLLSESEQYPDGLANSSGLVGRFFHDHLFAGVGGTLDEPTRQNHVGFNTTESHQFYDQPADGSRGAIKLEFLNYAGPSPVEMALGGEDWGDAMLDRIRDDYGTHVAVGALVEQQPRAENRVRLHPERTDDHGNPVPDVVWSLSDYERRAIERANEIQRSILGELGADVEWTVGPENTGPAYHHMGTTRMGDDPESSVVDAELRTHDLGNLTVASSSVFPTGGAMNPTLTIAALALKAADHVDDRL, from the coding sequence ATGAACCGCCAGCCCTCGGAGCGCGTCGACGTCTGCATCGTCGGTGCGGGCCCCGCCGGCGGACTGATGGCGCACAGGCTCGCCAGCCGCGGCCACGACGTGGTCGTGCTGGAAGCGGGCCCGCGGTTCGACGCCGACCGCGACGACCGCGAGCGTCGGATGGAGCGCTCGATTCGGCCCGCCCACGGCCCGAACTCGGTGTGGGGGATGGGCGGCGACCGCGACGCTTACGCGTCGACCGGCGAGCGTCACTACCCCCTGAACGCGGCCCGCGTGAAGGGCGTCGGCGGGTCGACGCTCCACTGGCAGGGGATGGTGATGCGGCTCCACGAGCGGGACTTCCGGCTCGAATCGGCGGCCGGCGTCGGTTCGGATTGGCCCATCGGCTACGGGGACCTGCAGTCCTACTACGCCGACGCCGAAGACGAACTCGGGGTGGCGGGGGCCAGCGACAACCCCTTCGCGCCGCCCCGCGAGCAGCCCCACCCGCAGCCGGCGTTCGAGCCGAGCTACTCCGACTCGCTGTTCGCCGACGCCTGCGAGGACCTCGGAATTTCGACGCACTCCGTGCCGAACGCCAGGCTGTCTGCGGGCCGCGAGGACCGCAGCGCGTGCGTCGGCTACGGCACCTGCCAGCCGGTCTGTCCGTCGGGCGCGAAGTACGACGCGACGATCCACGTCGAGCGCGCCGAGGACGCCGGGGCGCGAGTCCTCGACCGAGCGCCCGTGCAGCGCCTCGTTCACGGCGACGCGGGTGACCGCGTGACGGCTGCCGTCTACGCCACGCCGGACGGCGACGAGCACCGCCAGGAAGCCCGCGAGTTCGTGCTCGCGGCGGGCGGCGTGGAGAACCCCCGGCTGCTCCTGCTCTCGGAGAGCGAGCAGTACCCCGACGGCCTCGCGAACTCCTCGGGACTCGTGGGGCGGTTCTTCCACGACCACCTGTTCGCGGGCGTCGGCGGCACACTCGACGAGCCGACCCGCCAGAACCACGTGGGCTTCAACACGACCGAGAGCCACCAGTTCTACGACCAGCCGGCGGACGGCTCGCGCGGAGCCATCAAACTGGAGTTCCTGAACTACGCCGGCCCGAGCCCCGTCGAGATGGCGCTCGGTGGCGAGGACTGGGGGGACGCGATGCTCGACCGGATTCGGGACGACTACGGAACGCACGTCGCAGTCGGCGCGCTCGTCGAGCAGCAGCCCCGGGCGGAGAACCGGGTTCGGCTCCACCCCGAGCGCACCGACGACCACGGCAACCCCGTGCCGGACGTGGTGTGGTCGCTGTCCGACTACGAGCGGCGGGCCATCGAGCGCGCGAACGAGATTCAGCGTTCGATTCTCGGCGAACTCGGCGCGGACGTCGAGTGGACCGTCGGCCCCGAGAACACGGGCCCGGCGTACCACCACATGGGCACGACCCGGATGGGCGACGACCCCGAGTCGAGCGTGGTGGACGCAGAGCTCCGGACCCACGACCTCGGGAACCTCACCGTCGCGTCGTCGAGTGTCTTCCCGACGGGCGGCGCGATGAACCCGACGCTCACCATCGCGGCGCTCGCGCTGAAGGCCGCCGACCACGTCGACGACCGGCTCTGA
- a CDS encoding fumarylacetoacetate hydrolase family protein produces MHQMRFRDPAGAVRTGEYDEESDAVTAAGRTYDVDDVDVLPPCEPSKVVCVGRNYVKHADERDEDVPDRPLLFLKPPNAVAGHGDTTPLPADRYVEHEAELAVVVGEQARNLDEADALDAVAGYTVANDVSNRTDQDREQNWVRGKAFDGACPLGPVLATPDEVPEDAAVELRVNGETRQSSSTEHFVFDVPALLAEITGYLTLEPGDVVLTGTPEGVDELTDGDSVTVEVEGVGTLEHTVERA; encoded by the coding sequence ATGCACCAGATGCGCTTCAGAGACCCCGCCGGTGCCGTCCGGACGGGCGAGTACGACGAGGAGTCCGACGCCGTCACCGCGGCCGGCCGCACCTACGATGTCGACGACGTAGACGTGCTGCCGCCCTGCGAGCCGTCGAAGGTCGTCTGCGTCGGCCGGAACTACGTCAAGCACGCCGACGAGCGCGACGAGGATGTCCCCGACCGCCCGCTGCTGTTCCTGAAGCCGCCGAACGCCGTCGCCGGCCACGGCGACACCACACCGCTGCCGGCGGACCGGTACGTCGAGCACGAGGCCGAACTCGCCGTCGTCGTCGGCGAGCAGGCCCGGAACCTCGACGAGGCGGATGCGCTGGACGCCGTTGCGGGCTACACGGTCGCCAACGACGTGTCGAACCGCACCGATCAGGACCGCGAGCAGAACTGGGTGCGCGGCAAGGCCTTCGACGGGGCGTGCCCGCTGGGACCGGTGCTGGCGACGCCCGATGAGGTGCCCGAGGACGCCGCCGTCGAACTCCGCGTGAACGGCGAGACGCGGCAGTCGTCGTCCACTGAGCACTTTGTTTTCGATGTTCCCGCACTGCTGGCCGAGATTACGGGGTACCTGACGCTCGAACCCGGTGACGTGGTGCTCACGGGGACGCCCGAGGGCGTTGACGAACTCACCGACGGCGACAGCGTGACGGTCGAAGTCGAGGGCGTCGGGACGCTCGAACACACTGTCGAGCGCGCCTGA
- a CDS encoding metal-dependent hydrolase, with translation MELTWYGHSTWGVTVGETDFLIDPFFDNPHTDTDPEELDPDHVLLTHGHADHIAHVGAFADVHTVGTPELTGYVADEYGVEDTTGMNLGGTVELGDAFVTMVRADHTNGLDTGYEHSAGTPAGYVVSDTKPTQVADEDSTTFYHAGDTSLQTEMRDVTATFLEPDAAAVPVGDHFTMGPMQAAVAVDWLDVDVAFPMHYDTFPPIEVDIEDFEREVAATGSQADVRVLDGDETVDLSDAR, from the coding sequence ATGGAACTCACCTGGTACGGTCACTCGACGTGGGGCGTAACGGTCGGCGAGACGGACTTCCTCATCGACCCGTTCTTCGACAATCCGCACACGGACACGGACCCCGAGGAGCTCGACCCCGACCACGTCCTGCTCACGCACGGCCACGCGGACCACATCGCGCACGTCGGTGCGTTCGCCGACGTTCACACGGTCGGCACACCCGAACTCACGGGCTACGTCGCCGACGAGTACGGCGTCGAGGACACCACCGGCATGAACCTCGGCGGCACCGTCGAACTCGGCGACGCGTTCGTCACGATGGTGCGCGCGGACCACACCAACGGCCTGGACACCGGCTACGAGCACTCCGCTGGGACGCCCGCCGGCTACGTCGTCTCGGACACCAAGCCGACGCAGGTCGCCGACGAGGACTCGACGACGTTCTACCACGCCGGCGACACCAGCCTCCAGACCGAGATGCGGGACGTCACCGCGACCTTCCTCGAACCGGACGCCGCCGCGGTCCCGGTCGGTGACCACTTCACCATGGGGCCGATGCAGGCCGCCGTCGCTGTCGACTGGCTCGACGTCGACGTCGCGTTCCCGATGCACTACGACACCTTCCCGCCAATCGAGGTCGACATCGAGGACTTCGAGCGCGAAGTGGCGGCCACCGGCAGTCAGGCCGACGTCCGCGTCCTCGACGGCGACGAGACGGTCGACCTCTCGGACGCGCGATAG
- a CDS encoding gluconate 2-dehydrogenase subunit 3 family protein encodes MELTRRDVLAALAAGGAAAGAGVSLSSGPGEGPVGDHEIDTLVAVARVVYPTEVAGVESFVRQYSVERARDRPEYAAGVADAVAVLDEYSRTWSDADFADLDTERADRTLSGFEVDTADPDPDGSDRERVRYYLVNELLYALFSTPTGGRLAGIENPQGHPGGSASYQRGPE; translated from the coding sequence ATGGAGCTGACGCGCCGCGACGTGCTGGCCGCGCTCGCCGCCGGTGGTGCGGCCGCTGGTGCCGGTGTCTCGCTGTCCAGTGGCCCCGGCGAGGGCCCGGTCGGCGACCACGAGATCGACACGCTCGTCGCCGTCGCCCGCGTCGTCTACCCGACCGAGGTCGCCGGCGTCGAGTCGTTCGTCCGACAGTACAGCGTCGAGCGCGCCCGCGACCGACCCGAGTACGCAGCGGGCGTGGCGGACGCCGTCGCCGTCCTCGACGAGTACAGTCGGACGTGGTCTGACGCCGACTTCGCCGACCTCGACACCGAGCGCGCGGACCGCACGCTCTCGGGGTTCGAGGTCGACACTGCCGACCCCGACCCGGACGGCAGTGACCGCGAGCGCGTCCGGTACTACCTCGTGAACGAACTGCTGTACGCGCTGTTCTCGACGCCGACCGGCGGCAGACTGGCGGGCATCGAGAACCCGCAGGGCCACCCCGGCGGCAGCGCCTCCTACCAGCGGGGGCCCGAATGA
- a CDS encoding Rieske (2Fe-2S) protein — translation MADRYRLTSVDTVTEEGAWAFTVRDEHDDTASYFLVPCEDDDRPPVQAWVNRCTHEAQRLYREDVGAVTREGGVVCPKHGSMFDTCSGHCDNGDAADTTLPSVDVDVEDGQVYLVDDDVRYLYDGLPNDDGDDDGSSSTSHLQF, via the coding sequence ATGGCCGACCGCTACCGACTGACGAGTGTCGACACCGTCACCGAGGAGGGCGCGTGGGCGTTCACCGTGCGGGACGAACACGACGACACGGCGAGCTACTTCCTCGTGCCCTGCGAGGACGACGACCGGCCGCCAGTGCAGGCATGGGTGAACCGCTGCACGCACGAGGCACAGCGACTCTACCGTGAGGACGTCGGTGCCGTTACGCGCGAGGGCGGTGTCGTCTGCCCGAAACACGGGTCGATGTTCGACACGTGTTCGGGGCACTGCGACAACGGGGACGCCGCGGACACGACGCTGCCCTCGGTGGACGTCGACGTCGAGGACGGGCAGGTGTACCTTGTCGACGACGACGTCCGGTACCTCTACGACGGCCTCCCGAACGACGACGGGGACGACGACGGCTCGAGTTCGACGAGCCACCTCCAGTTCTGA
- a CDS encoding aldo/keto reductase: MDTRPLGSTGFDVTEVGLGTWEIGGEWGEVGEDEAKHAVRAALDAGVNVLDTADVYGDGRSERLISEVLSEPDEDPVVATKAGRRLDPHDADRYNRENLEQFVDRSRENLGVDSLDLLQLHCPPTDVYYQPETFDALADLKAAGKLDHYGVSVERVEEGMKAMEYPGVETVQIIFNPFRQRPAEAFLDAAYRNDVGVIVRVPLASGLLTGNIDADAEFPENDHRNFNRDGDAFDVGETFAGVPLDDGVRAVEALREHVPDHLTMAQFALRWILDFDAVSTVIPGSTTPEHIESNVAASNAAPLTHQTHGAVRDVYELTVEEHVHQRW; this comes from the coding sequence ATGGACACGCGACCACTCGGCTCGACCGGCTTCGACGTGACCGAGGTCGGCCTGGGCACGTGGGAGATCGGCGGCGAATGGGGCGAGGTCGGCGAGGACGAAGCCAAGCACGCCGTCCGCGCCGCGCTCGACGCGGGCGTGAACGTCCTCGACACGGCGGACGTCTACGGCGACGGCCGCAGCGAACGCCTCATCAGCGAGGTCCTCTCTGAGCCCGACGAGGACCCCGTGGTCGCCACGAAGGCGGGTCGCCGACTCGACCCGCACGACGCCGACCGGTACAACCGAGAGAATCTCGAACAGTTCGTCGACCGCTCTCGCGAGAATCTCGGCGTGGACAGCCTCGACCTGCTCCAGTTGCACTGTCCGCCGACGGACGTCTACTACCAGCCCGAGACGTTCGACGCGCTCGCCGACCTGAAGGCAGCGGGCAAACTCGACCACTACGGTGTGAGCGTCGAACGCGTCGAGGAGGGGATGAAGGCAATGGAGTACCCGGGCGTGGAGACCGTCCAGATAATCTTCAATCCGTTCCGCCAGCGGCCCGCCGAGGCGTTCCTCGACGCCGCCTACCGGAACGACGTGGGCGTCATCGTACGCGTCCCACTGGCCTCCGGCCTGCTCACGGGGAACATCGACGCGGACGCGGAGTTCCCGGAGAACGACCACCGGAACTTCAACCGCGACGGCGATGCCTTCGACGTCGGTGAGACGTTCGCTGGTGTCCCCCTCGACGACGGCGTGCGGGCCGTCGAGGCGCTGCGCGAGCACGTCCCCGACCACCTCACGATGGCGCAGTTCGCGCTCCGCTGGATTCTCGACTTCGACGCCGTCTCCACGGTCATCCCGGGGTCGACGACACCCGAGCACATCGAGAGCAACGTCGCCGCCTCCAACGCCGCACCGCTCACCCACCAGACCCACGGCGCAGTCCGGGACGTCTACGAGCTCACTGTCGAGGAGCACGTCCACCAGCGCTGGTAA
- a CDS encoding OsmC family protein produces the protein MTIEVTSTSEEGYTTRSRVGDFELTIDATDEDGPNPNATLLADYASCFIPAFRVGGQQEGFDDLGRIDIDVEGDLDDDDDLTAIRFHLLVEADLDDDEFDAVVDRAEDICHVHSALREALHAEISGETGAF, from the coding sequence ATGACCATCGAAGTTACCAGCACATCCGAGGAAGGCTACACCACGCGGTCCCGCGTCGGGGACTTCGAACTGACCATCGACGCCACGGACGAGGACGGTCCGAACCCGAACGCGACGCTGCTCGCGGACTACGCGTCCTGTTTCATCCCGGCGTTCCGCGTCGGCGGCCAGCAGGAGGGCTTCGACGACCTCGGCCGCATCGACATCGACGTGGAGGGTGACCTCGACGACGACGACGACCTCACCGCCATCCGCTTCCACCTGCTCGTGGAAGCCGACCTCGACGACGACGAGTTCGACGCAGTCGTCGACCGCGCCGAGGACATCTGCCACGTCCACAGCGCGCTCCGCGAGGCCCTTCACGCCGAGATTTCCGGCGAGACCGGCGCGTTCTAA